A genomic stretch from Candidatus Poribacteria bacterium includes:
- a CDS encoding DUF4159 domain-containing protein, with amino-acid sequence MRRHTNRIFSLSFGFCIVSILIVSSIFDGHFASAAVVENAETDVFTFVRLKYRGSWGHRGKWDTDWPASDRNFILQLGEQTNIAVNSKEKIVDIDSEELFHYPFGYMVDVRHLKFTDTEARNLREYLLRGGFILVDDFHGNQTWKRFNKQLKKIFPDREPEDIPISHPIFHCFYNINELMQIPGAGAARRGRTYERGSAGGRHVRCFGIYDDNGRLMMMINFNTDWGDAWEHAADSFYPREYSDMAFKMGINAVIYSLTH; translated from the coding sequence ATGCGCCGACACACCAATCGTATTTTTTCACTATCCTTTGGATTCTGTATTGTATCAATATTGATAGTATCGTCTATTTTTGACGGTCATTTCGCCTCAGCGGCTGTCGTTGAGAATGCGGAGACAGATGTCTTCACTTTCGTTCGTTTGAAATACAGGGGTTCCTGGGGGCACCGCGGCAAATGGGATACAGATTGGCCCGCTTCAGACCGGAACTTCATCCTGCAGCTCGGCGAGCAGACGAATATCGCGGTGAATTCAAAAGAAAAGATAGTTGATATTGATTCCGAGGAACTCTTTCATTACCCGTTTGGATATATGGTAGATGTCAGGCATTTGAAATTTACCGACACTGAGGCGAGAAATTTACGGGAATACCTGCTACGTGGCGGTTTCATCCTTGTCGACGATTTTCACGGAAACCAAACATGGAAACGGTTTAATAAACAGCTGAAGAAAATCTTCCCGGATCGTGAACCCGAGGACATCCCGATCTCGCACCCGATTTTTCACTGTTTCTATAACATCAACGAACTGATGCAAATTCCCGGAGCGGGCGCAGCACGCAGAGGAAGAACTTACGAAAGAGGAAGTGCCGGCGGCCGTCACGTGCGGTGTTTCGGAATCTATGATGACAACGGCAGGCTTATGATGATGATTAATTTCAATACCGATTGGGGAGACGCATGGGAACATGCCGCGGATTCGTTCTATCCGCGCGAGTATTCGGATATGGCATTCAAAATGGGAATCAACGCTGTTATCTATTCACTTACGCACTAA
- a CDS encoding sigma-70 family RNA polymerase sigma factor, producing the protein MDHNDAELIQRVLQGDQDAFSPLVTKYQKRVHALVWRKIGDFHIAQEVTQDAFLRAYQKLGTLKNHTQFPGWLYVIAANLCSDWFRKNPPPEQSLEVTDMSEVNEVSYSRYVAEKQATEADETRREVVKKLLQKLPESERTVMTLYYLGEMTIKAISEFLGVSPNTIKSRLSRARDRLKKEEDMIQQNLHRTLCKKSHVSHLQPLLRISL; encoded by the coding sequence ATGGATCACAATGATGCTGAACTCATTCAACGGGTATTGCAAGGCGATCAGGACGCATTCAGTCCGTTAGTCACGAAATATCAGAAAAGGGTTCACGCGCTGGTGTGGCGGAAGATCGGCGATTTTCACATCGCCCAGGAAGTTACGCAAGACGCGTTTCTTAGGGCATACCAGAAGCTCGGAACCTTGAAAAACCATACCCAGTTTCCAGGCTGGCTTTATGTCATCGCGGCAAACTTGTGTTCTGACTGGTTCCGAAAGAATCCGCCACCGGAACAATCTTTAGAAGTTACGGATATGAGTGAGGTGAATGAAGTGTCATACTCTCGATACGTAGCAGAGAAACAGGCAACCGAAGCGGACGAAACGCGCCGTGAAGTCGTTAAGAAACTACTTCAGAAACTGCCAGAAAGCGAACGCACAGTAATGACGCTTTACTACCTCGGTGAAATGACGATCAAAGCCATCAGCGAATTTTTGGGAGTCTCTCCGAATACTATCAAAAGCCGACTGAGTCGGGCACGCGATCGTCTCAAGAAGGAAGAAGACATGATTCAACAAAATCTACACAGGACATTATGCAAGAAATCTCACGTATCACACCTACAACCCCTGCTGCGAATAAGCCTATAG
- a CDS encoding ABC transporter permease: MRSALTMLGIIIGVAAVLAMLAVGDGAKSIVTQEFEKYGSHFTIRRNPWIWIGDRVIPNRSGEHLKYEDVLAIEAECPTVESVIPIVSGEVLAQAEGGATKWTEYDAVNSYFPTGKKWWVQHGRFFSEDEFNNRRKVCILGLEVATELFGKQNPIGKEIKLSLQGGNPDRFRILGVMAERGTSLQYGFSWDDIVFIPLTTAQDRFKGKHHVNYLSVRAMNADTIEKAAEEVKSVLRKRHRNQDNFFDISFHTTAVNELDNISRILTIMLSSIAGFSLFVGSVGIMNMMLVSVNQRTREIGIRRAIGAKRRDIFLQFLIEAVVMCGVGGLLGIFLGIGTGYLCSYIAVKVVKVIPHWPVVISLHWMTVSVSISACIGILFGLYPAMRASHISPIEALRTE; encoded by the coding sequence ATGCGTTCGGCACTCACAATGCTCGGTATCATCATTGGCGTTGCCGCTGTGCTCGCAATGCTCGCCGTCGGTGACGGTGCGAAAAGCATTGTTACCCAAGAGTTTGAAAAGTATGGCAGCCATTTTACTATCCGACGGAATCCGTGGATTTGGATCGGAGATCGCGTAATACCAAATCGCAGCGGTGAACACCTGAAATATGAAGACGTTTTGGCGATCGAAGCCGAATGCCCAACTGTTGAATCTGTAATCCCGATAGTTTCTGGTGAAGTGCTTGCCCAAGCTGAAGGTGGTGCAACGAAATGGACGGAATATGATGCGGTCAATTCTTATTTCCCGACTGGGAAGAAGTGGTGGGTTCAGCACGGACGATTCTTCTCCGAAGATGAGTTCAATAACCGTAGGAAAGTCTGTATTCTCGGCTTAGAGGTCGCAACAGAACTGTTTGGAAAACAGAATCCGATTGGCAAAGAAATCAAACTTTCACTGCAAGGGGGAAACCCCGACCGTTTCCGCATCTTAGGCGTTATGGCTGAACGTGGAACGAGCCTGCAATACGGATTCAGTTGGGACGATATTGTGTTCATTCCCTTGACAACCGCACAAGATAGGTTTAAAGGAAAACATCATGTCAATTATCTTAGCGTCAGAGCGATGAATGCCGATACCATCGAAAAAGCCGCTGAGGAAGTCAAATCCGTTTTAAGAAAACGGCATCGGAATCAAGACAATTTTTTTGATATTAGTTTTCATACCACCGCTGTGAATGAACTCGATAATATCAGTCGGATTCTCACAATCATGCTCAGCAGTATCGCAGGCTTTTCGCTATTTGTGGGAAGCGTCGGGATTATGAATATGATGTTGGTTTCAGTGAACCAACGCACACGGGAAATCGGAATACGCCGCGCCATCGGCGCAAAACGAAGAGACATTTTCTTGCAGTTTTTGATTGAAGCGGTTGTGATGTGCGGTGTCGGTGGTTTGTTAGGGATTTTTCTCGGTATCGGCACAGGTTATCTTTGTTCATATATTGCTGTCAAAGTCGTTAAGGTAATTCCGCACTGGCCAGTCGTAATCTCTCTACACTGGATGACAGTCTCCGTTAGTATCTCCGCTTGTATCGGTATTCTGTTTGGGCTTTACCCTGCAATGAGGGCATCACATATCTCTCCAATCGAGGCATTGCGAACCGAATAA
- a CDS encoding sigma-70 family RNA polymerase sigma factor — MQQSDAQLIQRVLQGDEDAFSPLVKKYQKGIHALAWRKIGDFHIAQEITQDAFLRAYRKLGALKNPNAFAGWLYVIVARLCLDWLRKNRIPIESLDTVDSSEMDKESYSQYVAEEQEAEAHETRREVVKKLLKKLPESEQTVMTLHYLGEMTIKAISEFLGVSPNTVKSRLSRARNRLRKEEDIIRENLGSFQLTNQLTENIMREVSRITPAAPATSKPMVPWAAVGAAAVLVILMLGVGSQYLARFQKPYSFEALSEPTVEIVDASIVIDTVSKPDVRRQFGRSDVPSKNTGTGTQISEANLRSTAQETQHKFSTAQWTQGNAPPGGSVRDIFATSEGTVYALSQTGIYRFPADATDWTRINTNIPISKSLMPMTEHRDTLYVVSTEAIFASADDGKTWNTMSPRPKGHAVGLIVIDTIDTARVSSSHAGITMYLALKNKGVFQSVDDRRRWHLLKDGMSAEIISTVAAVGETVFAGTEQGLYRLDLGVWKKMPIDTSQAVLSLAVSDNNLYVGTGSDLLVRFTPMEVYQKTRKNELHFIGVFHSDDLGASWTEITPNYKYSYRGAPAGLTVLAVGKTLMALGYEQFRSTDSGKTWHKFKYDPRWLMIQSLPVVAVNETTLYKASVFGVGRTTDAGNSWNLFMDGMSGNRVKDLVVFNNKLYASNGSEVYQSSDEGASWKKVRIDGTDDSSINYSYSTLSSFIILGNNLYFLLPKRSSFQIYSLSTEDDAFIHFQDVPAIKDKAISAEGIVPSIDKSVKTNELVVSGDVFYVEYRRKLFKWKLGDPAWTNTGLVDIGAPHVDDITDAFRLAASGKTVYVGKRDGELFQSLDGGDNWRDVTPALPLHFSRFKDLIFRGTTLYVATDSGVLVSQTGEHWRVITDKSDTRVVINQFALDDTEVYGIGDTGVYRLDIRGQWEQISSEVPNKSTSLAIINDRLYSASEDNGIFHISIAKETYNGLPYK; from the coding sequence ATGCAACAGAGTGATGCTCAACTCATTCAACGAGTATTACAAGGGGACGAGGACGCATTCAGTCCTTTGGTGAAAAAATATCAGAAAGGGATTCACGCGCTTGCGTGGCGAAAAATCGGTGATTTTCATATCGCACAAGAGATCACGCAGGACGCGTTTCTCCGGGCATATCGAAAACTGGGTGCCTTGAAGAACCCTAACGCTTTTGCTGGATGGCTTTACGTTATCGTAGCACGCTTGTGCCTTGATTGGCTCCGAAAGAACCGCATACCTATCGAATCCCTTGATACTGTCGATTCAAGTGAGATGGACAAGGAATCATATTCTCAATACGTAGCGGAAGAACAGGAAGCCGAAGCCCACGAAACACGCCGAGAGGTTGTCAAGAAATTGCTCAAAAAACTGCCAGAAAGCGAACAAACGGTGATGACGCTCCATTATCTCGGCGAGATGACAATCAAAGCCATCAGTGAGTTTCTCGGAGTCTCCCCGAATACCGTTAAGAGTCGTTTGAGCCGCGCTCGCAACCGTTTACGGAAAGAGGAAGATATAATCCGAGAGAACCTCGGCAGTTTCCAACTCACGAATCAATTGACTGAGAACATCATGCGGGAAGTCTCGCGTATCACCCCTGCTGCCCCTGCTACGAGTAAACCGATGGTGCCTTGGGCGGCAGTGGGTGCGGCTGCGGTTTTGGTTATACTGATGCTCGGTGTGGGCAGTCAATATCTTGCCCGTTTCCAGAAGCCATATAGTTTCGAGGCACTCTCTGAACCCACGGTTGAAATCGTTGACGCGTCTATCGTAATTGATACTGTATCAAAGCCTGATGTCCGAAGGCAGTTTGGACGATCTGACGTTCCCAGTAAGAACACCGGTACTGGCACACAGATTTCTGAGGCGAATTTAAGATCCACTGCACAAGAAACTCAACACAAATTTTCCACAGCGCAGTGGACGCAGGGTAACGCACCGCCGGGTGGTTCGGTACGCGATATTTTTGCTACATCTGAAGGAACTGTTTATGCCCTTTCACAAACTGGTATCTACAGATTCCCAGCAGATGCCACGGATTGGACACGTATCAACACAAATATCCCGATTAGTAAGTCGCTTATGCCGATGACTGAACACAGGGATACCCTTTATGTCGTTTCTACGGAAGCAATATTTGCTTCAGCCGATGATGGGAAGACATGGAATACGATGAGTCCACGTCCCAAAGGACATGCGGTTGGACTCATCGTCATTGATACAATTGATACAGCGAGGGTGTCAAGTTCTCATGCAGGTATAACGATGTATCTTGCCCTAAAAAATAAAGGGGTTTTCCAATCAGTGGATGATAGAAGACGATGGCACCTACTTAAGGATGGGATGAGTGCGGAAATAATTTCTACTGTTGCGGCTGTTGGAGAAACCGTGTTTGCGGGAACAGAGCAAGGTCTCTATCGTCTTGATTTAGGTGTTTGGAAAAAAATGCCTATCGATACATCACAAGCCGTCCTTTCTTTAGCGGTATCAGATAACAATCTTTATGTTGGAACAGGTTCCGATCTGTTAGTACGATTTACACCGATGGAAGTATATCAGAAAACTCGGAAGAACGAGTTGCATTTCATAGGAGTTTTCCATTCAGATGACTTGGGAGCCTCGTGGACTGAAATTACACCTAACTATAAGTATAGTTATAGGGGAGCACCGGCGGGTCTAACCGTTTTAGCAGTTGGCAAAACTCTCATGGCATTGGGATACGAACAGTTTCGTTCCACAGATAGCGGAAAAACTTGGCACAAATTTAAATATGATCCGAGATGGTTGATGATTCAGAGTCTTCCCGTTGTAGCCGTGAACGAAACGACGCTTTACAAAGCAAGTGTATTTGGTGTTGGTCGAACAACCGATGCTGGGAACTCATGGAACTTATTTATGGACGGGATGTCAGGAAACAGAGTGAAAGATCTGGTCGTATTTAACAATAAACTCTACGCGAGTAACGGTTCTGAAGTTTATCAATCCAGCGACGAAGGCGCATCTTGGAAAAAAGTGCGGATTGATGGCACGGACGATTCCAGCATCAATTATTCTTATTCTACTCTTTCCAGTTTTATCATCCTTGGGAATAATCTCTATTTCCTTTTACCGAAGCGAAGCAGCTTCCAAATTTACAGTTTATCTACTGAAGACGATGCTTTCATTCACTTTCAAGATGTTCCGGCTATAAAAGATAAGGCAATATCTGCTGAAGGAATAGTGCCTTCTATAGATAAAAGTGTGAAGACCAACGAGCTTGTCGTCAGTGGTGATGTATTCTACGTAGAATACAGGCGAAAGTTATTCAAATGGAAATTAGGGGATCCGGCGTGGACAAATACGGGATTGGTAGACATCGGTGCCCCTCATGTTGATGATATCACAGATGCATTCAGATTAGCCGCGTCTGGAAAAACCGTCTATGTGGGGAAACGGGATGGTGAACTGTTTCAGTCTCTTGATGGTGGGGACAATTGGAGAGATGTTACACCGGCTCTCCCGCTTCACTTTAGCCGTTTCAAGGATCTCATTTTTAGAGGGACAACCCTCTATGTTGCAACGGACAGTGGAGTCTTGGTTTCACAAACCGGGGAACATTGGCGCGTGATAACCGATAAATCAGATACGCGCGTCGTCATCAACCAATTTGCGTTGGACGATACCGAAGTTTATGGCATTGGTGATACAGGTGTTTATCGCTTAGATATCCGTGGGCAGTGGGAACAGATTTCTTCAGAAGTTCCAAATAAGAGTACCTCTCTCGCCATTATCAACGATAGACTCTATAGTGCCAGTGAAGATAACGGGATATTTCACATCTCCATTGCCAAAGAAACTTACAATGGGCTGCCTTATAAATAG